The Rhizobium oryzihabitans genomic sequence CTTTTGCGCGGCGCGTGGCGACCGAAACCATCTTCATGCACAAGGGCAAGATCTGGGAGCAGGGCCGTTCGTCCGAACTCTTCGCCAATCCGCAAACGCCGGAACTCCGGCAATTCGTCAAGGCCGATGTGAAGTAGTTCACCGGCCCAAAGGAAACTTCATGACCACTGAAATCGTGCAATTGTGCCCGCTCATCCCGGCACTGGAAGAAGAACTCGCGCAGCGCTTCACCGTGCATCGCCTGTTCGAGGCTGCTGACAAGGCGGCGTTCCTTGCTGACAAGGGCGCTTCAATCCGCGGCGTCGTCACCGGCGGCCATATCGGCCTGCCGGCGGATATTGGTGCTACACTTCCCAATCTTGAAATCGTCGCCATCAACGGTGTCGGTTTCGACAAGGTGGATCTCGCCGAAGCCAAGCGACGCGGTTTCCGCGTCTCCAATACGCCTGACGTGCTGACGGCCGATGTTGCCGATCTGGCGCTCGGCCTCGTTCTGGCGCAGGCGCGCAAGCTGCCGCAGGCGGATCAGCATGTGCGCACCGGTCAATGGCTGAAGGGCGATATGGGGCTTTCCACCCGCGTGGCCGGCCGCCGTTACGGCATATTCGGCCTCGGCCGCATCGGCCAGGCAATCGCAAAGCGGCTCGAAGGTTTCGATGCGCGCATTTCCTACACCGCCAGAAACCGCCGCGATGTTGCCTATGATTATCATGATAGCATCGAGGCGCTGGCCGCCAATTGCGACGTGCTGATCATTGCCGCCGCCGCCACCGCCGAAACACGCCATATCGTCAATGCGGATGTGTTGAAGGCACTCGGTCCCCAGGGTGTGCTCGTCAACGTGGCGCGTGGTTCGCTGGTGGATGAGAAGGCGCTGGTCGAGGCGCTTTCGAACGGCACGATCGGCGGCGCGGCGCTCGACGTCTTCGAAGACGAGCCGCGTGTGCCGGAAGCACTTTTCGCTTTTGATAATGTCACGCTCGCGCCGCATGTCGGCAGCGGCACACACCAGACGCGGCGCGCCATGGCTGATCTCGTTCTTGCCAATCTTGACGCGCATTTCGCCGGCAAGGACCTGCCGACGCCGGTGGTGTGACGGCAGGGAATTCATGCCTGTGGTCTCACGGCGCGGCTTCTGTCGCGCCGTTTTGCTTTCGGCTGTCGTCGGCTTCCAGGCAGGGCCGTAAAAGGCCGTATTCCTCGTAATCTCCTCCCACCGTTCATATTTATATAATATGTATAATCCTACTATTCTGCTTCCTTATAAAGCGATGAGGCGGAGAGGTGCGTTCCAAAGGCCCGAAGACACCCGTGCAGAACCGGATGTCGCGAACGAAGCGCGACGTAGGCCCTTCCGCTTCTCCTGCTACCGCCGAAAACACCAACCCCTCCGACCGGCACGCGCTATTGGAAGCGATGATCGATCATGTGCCGGATTTCATCTATGCCAAGGATCTGGAGGGACGCTTTCTCTTCGCCAACCGGGCGATCGTTAGCGAGAACGGCTTCGACACCGTCGAGGAACTGATCGGGCTCACTGACGCCGATATTCATGGCGATGCGGCAAAACTTGCCGGCATTCCCGATACCGAGGCGCGGGTGATGCGCACCGGCGAGCCGGACCTCGGCTACGAGGAGCGCGCCATGCGCGGCGACATCGATCGCTGGCTAATGATGTCGCGCGTGCCTCTCAAGGACAAGGCCGGCAATATCATCGGCGTGGTTGGCGCCTCGCGGGATATAACCCAGAAAAAAGCCTCGGAGAGACTGCTGCAGGCGCAGGCGCGCGTTCTCGAAATGATCGTTGCGGCTGCGCGTATCGAGGACTTTCTCGAGGAATTCGTCACGGCCATCGAAAATCTCGCCACCGGGCTTGCCTGTGTCGTGCGGGTGTTCGATGCGGCGGCGGGTGAGCCTTCCGTCTATGCTTCTCCCGCACTGGCATCTCATGAAGGCCTCACTACACTGCTTTCTTCCGTCAAGAATCCCGCCGATCTCACCTGCCCGGCGGATAATATCGCCTTCAGTTTCGATATTCCCGCGAGCGAAGGCGTGGCGCATGGCTTCGTCTGGTGCATGCTGGCCGCCCGCACGCCGGATGCGGCGCTTGTGGAATTTATCGGCGCCGCCGCACGGATGGCTGGCCTTGCAATCGACCGGAAACGGGCGGCGGAACATATCGCCTTTCTGGCTGATCACGACATGCTGACCCGGCTACCAAATCGCCGTTTTCTGGATACGAGGCTGCCGGACATATTGGCGGCGGCGGCAAGGGCGAAACGAAAGCTCGGCATCGGCTTCCTCGATCTCGATAATTTCAAGCAGATCAACGATACGCTCGGTCACAGCATCGGCGATGCTTTGCTGTCGGAAACGGCGGAGCGCATTGCCCGCAGCCTGCGGCGAAACGATCTTGTCCTGCGTGTGGGCGGAGACGAATTCGTCATCATTCTGGAAAAGGACAGGGAAGATTTCGAAAGCCGGCTGCAGCGCATCCGCGCAGCCGTTTCGCAACCGCTTCGCCTTGGCAATTATGATATCAAGGTCACATGCAGCATCGGTATGGCGTTCTTCCCGGAGCATGGCGAAACCACGGCGGAAATCGTCGCGGCCGCCGATCTTGCCATGTATGAGGCCAAACATAACGGTCGCGATGGCATCGCCACCTTCACGCCGCGCATGGCCGATGATCTGCGCAAGAAGTTCACCCGCATCGAGGAACTGCGAAAGGCGGTGGAAAGGGACGAGTTTGTCCTGCATTTCCAGCCGCAGGTCGATCTTCGAACCGGGCGCATCAGTGGCGTGGAGGCGCTGGTGCGCTGGCAGCATCCGGCAGAAGGCCTGCTCGGCCCTGCGGAATTCATCGGCCTTGCGGAGGAAACCGGGCTTATTGTGGAACTGGGAGAGGCCATTCTCAGAAAAGCCTGCCGGCAGGCGCAGGTCTGGACCGCTGCGGGCCTCTCGCCCGTCAAGATGGCGGTCAATATCTCGCCCCGGCAGTTCCAGAGCGGCCTGGTCGAGCAGATCCGGTCCGTGTTGAAAGAAACCGACCTTGCCCCATCCCTTTTGGAAATAGAAATCACCGAGACGCTCATCATTCAGGATGTGGAAACATCCGTGCGCATCATGCGCGCCATCAAGCAGATGGGTGTCAGCCTGGCGCTGGATGATTTCGGCATCGGTTATTCCTGCCTCGGCATGCTCAAGACCTTCCCCCTGTCTTGCATGAAGATCGACAGATCGTTCCTCACTCATTTGCCGGAAAAAACCAAGGACAGCGCCATAGTCTCGATCATGATCCAGCTTGCCGGGTCTCTCGATATCGATGTCATTGCCGAAGGTGTGGAATCCGGCGAACAGGCCGCTTTTCTGCGCGCCGCCGGCTGCCCCTACGGGCAGGGCTATTATTTCAGCCGCCCGGTGCAGGCGGAAGTGATCGGGGATATGCTTGGCAACATGACGATGTTCCCAACCGGCCTATCCAAGGAAATGCAATAGGGGCCGCTTTGACAGCCCGCCATGAGCGGGTTGGCGGACACGGAGTGCGCTCTGTCATCTCCGTCGCATTGCGCCGTTTCGATTGCTGCGCCTGCTATTCTTCTCCGCATCGAACCCGGCAACGAAAGCGCGCTTTGTTTCCTTTCGTTATAAATGCAGATGCAGTCCTCACCCCGCAAAGTGCTGGCTGCCGGGTGTGGATTATAATATAATTATATTTGCATATCGCGTTATATTTTATAAGTAATTAATTGGATTATTGAGAAATACAACATAAAATTACTATATATCAATCTGTTAATTTGTTGTAATTTTACTACTTAATTTGAGAGTGTACTTTATCTATATTTAAATTTGTCCGATTTGAATTGCGAGTCTCCGGTACTTTCTGTCATTTGCTGAATCAGCGCAGAGAGGCGGGCGGCAGGGAAAAGACCAGCCCTCAGTTTTGCGCATTTGTTGAAAAATTTTTGACTGGAGATTAAAAATGAACATCAAGAGCCTTCTGATCGGCTCCGCTGCCGCTCTCGCAGCAGTATCCGGCGCACAGGCCGCTGACGCTATCGTCGCTGCCGAGCCGGAAGCCATGGAATATGTTCGCGTCTGCGACGCCTTCGGCACCGGCTTCTTCTACATCCCCGGCTCCGAAACCTGCCTGAAGTTCCAGGGTTACGTCCGTTTCCAGACCGACTTCGGCCGCGACAAGGCTGGCAAGTCCGACTGGGACTCGTTCACTCGCG encodes the following:
- a CDS encoding 2-hydroxyacid dehydrogenase, which translates into the protein MTTEIVQLCPLIPALEEELAQRFTVHRLFEAADKAAFLADKGASIRGVVTGGHIGLPADIGATLPNLEIVAINGVGFDKVDLAEAKRRGFRVSNTPDVLTADVADLALGLVLAQARKLPQADQHVRTGQWLKGDMGLSTRVAGRRYGIFGLGRIGQAIAKRLEGFDARISYTARNRRDVAYDYHDSIEALAANCDVLIIAAAATAETRHIVNADVLKALGPQGVLVNVARGSLVDEKALVEALSNGTIGGAALDVFEDEPRVPEALFAFDNVTLAPHVGSGTHQTRRAMADLVLANLDAHFAGKDLPTPVV
- a CDS encoding putative bifunctional diguanylate cyclase/phosphodiesterase yields the protein MSRTKRDVGPSASPATAENTNPSDRHALLEAMIDHVPDFIYAKDLEGRFLFANRAIVSENGFDTVEELIGLTDADIHGDAAKLAGIPDTEARVMRTGEPDLGYEERAMRGDIDRWLMMSRVPLKDKAGNIIGVVGASRDITQKKASERLLQAQARVLEMIVAAARIEDFLEEFVTAIENLATGLACVVRVFDAAAGEPSVYASPALASHEGLTTLLSSVKNPADLTCPADNIAFSFDIPASEGVAHGFVWCMLAARTPDAALVEFIGAAARMAGLAIDRKRAAEHIAFLADHDMLTRLPNRRFLDTRLPDILAAAARAKRKLGIGFLDLDNFKQINDTLGHSIGDALLSETAERIARSLRRNDLVLRVGGDEFVIILEKDREDFESRLQRIRAAVSQPLRLGNYDIKVTCSIGMAFFPEHGETTAEIVAAADLAMYEAKHNGRDGIATFTPRMADDLRKKFTRIEELRKAVERDEFVLHFQPQVDLRTGRISGVEALVRWQHPAEGLLGPAEFIGLAEETGLIVELGEAILRKACRQAQVWTAAGLSPVKMAVNISPRQFQSGLVEQIRSVLKETDLAPSLLEIEITETLIIQDVETSVRIMRAIKQMGVSLALDDFGIGYSCLGMLKTFPLSCMKIDRSFLTHLPEKTKDSAIVSIMIQLAGSLDIDVIAEGVESGEQAAFLRAAGCPYGQGYYFSRPVQAEVIGDMLGNMTMFPTGLSKEMQ